The sequence TTTCAGAGAATAATATAAACCTGAGGTAAAAATTCCTTCTACTTTATCTGTAAAGGGTAATAAAGATATTATATCTCCTTTTTTCCCTTCTAATTCTATTTCTTTCTTTATTAAATAAATTATATTATTTTCATTTCTAATTGATGTTTTTATTCCTTTATTTATAATAGATTCAAGAAGATAAAGATTTGCTAAACTATGATCAAAACGATTACCTAAAACTCCCAACAAAACAATCTCCGATGGAGATTTTGTTATAGCATACTCTATAGCAAGTTGTGTATCAGATTTATCTTTATCTGGATTATATTCAATAATTTCTATATTTTTATCTCTATAATCATTTAATTCTTCATATTTGATAGAATCAAAATCTCCAATAATTGTTGTTGGTGTAATTCCTAATCTTTTTAAATGTCTTGCTCCTCCATCCGCACAAATAATATATTGAGGTTTTTCATCTTGAAACATTTTAATATAATAATCATCACAAAACATCTCTCCATTAGAAACGATAAAGACTTTCATTTTAATCCCTCTTTTAGCCAAATAATTTTTTATTTAATATAATTTTGTTTTTCTATTTCTTCTAAAAAATATACATAATTATCATATCTACTTGGTGGAATTTCTCCTCTAAATAGAGCATTTCTAAGTGCACATTTGGGCTCTTTTAAATGTAAACAAGAATTAAATTTACATTGTCCTATATAAGGATGAAATTCTGGAAAATAATTCATTAATTCCTCTTTTTTTATATTTTGCATAGATAGCGTACTAAACCCAGGAGTATCTACAACAAAACCATGATTTTTATAAGGAAGTAATTCTACATGTCGAGTAGTATGTTTTCCTCTTCCTATTTTTTTACTAATACTTCCTGTTTTTAAATAATATTGATAATTTAACATATTTAATAAAGAGGATTTTCCTACTCCTGATGAGCCTGCAAAAACCGTAACTTTTCCTTCTAAATATTTTCTTAAATTTTTTATTCCTATATTTTCTTTAACACTAGTAAAAACTACTGGATATCCAGCTTTTGTATATATTTTTTTAATTTCTTCTTTTTTTTCGCTATTATTTTCTAATTCAATTTTATTAAAACAAATTACAATAGATAATTTTTGCCTTTCTCCTTGAATCAAAAATCGATCTAATAATTGAAAATTTGGATTGGGATCTCGTATTGCAAAAACAATAACTACTTGATCAAGATTAGATACAGGAGGTCTAATAAGACAATTTTTTCGTGGCAAAATATCCTCTATAATCCCCTGTCCTAAATCATTTATATTTATAATGACATGATCTCCTACCATAGGTATTATATTATTTTTTCTAAATTTTCCTCGTAACTTACATTCTATTATTTTAGAATCAAATGTACTAACATAATAAAATCCTCCTATTCCTTTAACGATAATACCCTTTTTCATTTATTTCTCTCCCTCATGTTTGCTTATTCAAAAGAAATCGTATTTTGTTCTATAATCTTATCATTTATCTTAACAGTATAAATTTGAATCCCTGTTCCTTGTATTGGAATTTGTAATACTCCTTCACTAAGAAGATGTTGTTTTTGGTACACAGTTTCCGTTGTATTATCCTGATAATCTGTTAACTCAATTGTTACTTTTACACTATTATTTTCTTCAGAAGAATTTTCGCTAGATTTCTCCTCTAAATTTTTATCATCATTGTTTGAATTATTTTGGTCTATATTTTCTTCTTTTGAAACTTTATATTTTTTTAAATCTACTTGAATATTTTTAGTAGTAACCTTACCAGAACTTAAT is a genomic window of Garciella nitratireducens DSM 15102 containing:
- a CDS encoding thiamine diphosphokinase, which codes for MKVFIVSNGEMFCDDYYIKMFQDEKPQYIICADGGARHLKRLGITPTTIIGDFDSIKYEELNDYRDKNIEIIEYNPDKDKSDTQLAIEYAITKSPSEIVLLGVLGNRFDHSLANLYLLESIINKGIKTSIRNENNIIYLIKKEIELEGKKGDIISLLPFTDKVEGIFTSGLYYSLKNAIMERKNPYGISNIFTKERIKISIKSGLLLVILTRD
- the rsgA gene encoding ribosome small subunit-dependent GTPase A, translated to MKKGIIVKGIGGFYYVSTFDSKIIECKLRGKFRKNNIIPMVGDHVIININDLGQGIIEDILPRKNCLIRPPVSNLDQVVIVFAIRDPNPNFQLLDRFLIQGERQKLSIVICFNKIELENNSEKKEEIKKIYTKAGYPVVFTSVKENIGIKNLRKYLEGKVTVFAGSSGVGKSSLLNMLNYQYYLKTGSISKKIGRGKHTTRHVELLPYKNHGFVVDTPGFSTLSMQNIKKEELMNYFPEFHPYIGQCKFNSCLHLKEPKCALRNALFRGEIPPSRYDNYVYFLEEIEKQNYIK